The Panacibacter microcysteis genome includes a window with the following:
- a CDS encoding amidohydrolase family protein — protein sequence MKYVSLLLLCFCMYTIAAAQETFPVNGVSDVRSDQYAFTNATIVKDAQTTWQNATLVIKHGKIIAAGTNIAVPKDAVVIDCKGKYIYPSFIDLFSNYGIAANKSAGGGDFFNYINESPVKGAYGWNESLRPETDASKIFAADNGKAEDLRGAGFGVVLSHRQDGIARGTGTLVTLTDERENFAMLKDKAAAFYSFSTGTSTQDYPGSLMGAITLLRQTYLDAQWYKSRPVTEGTNLSLQAWIDNQSLPQIFEADDKWNDLRAIKIANEFGVQYIIKGGGNEYQRMEEIKAAKAAYIIPVNFPAAVDVEDPNDARVVALSVMKHWEMAPLQPGMFEKANINFAFTAAGLKSPGDFLANIRKAIENGLSPAKALDALTKAPASMIGAYDKVGSIEAGKLANFIITSGPIFEEKTVMYQNWIQGKSFVLNENGWNDYRGNYTLTVKENNQSKTYTVAVNGTPDDLSATLQPLGDTVKHDIKFAVNGKMVKLNWSLKADSSKLTSLTGLISSDKVWLGNGYSGNGNALSWNMQYVSAYTEKPDTAKKEEKKEVVTAKVMYPFMGFGWAEAPKQEDMLIKNTTVWTSEQEGVLQNTDVLIKGGKIAAIGKNLNAGNAKVVDGTGKHLSAGIIDEHSHIAATGGINECSQSVTAEVRIADVINPDDINIYRQLAGGVTSAHILHGSCNTIGGQTQLLKLRWGRNAEDMKFANWDGFIKFALGENVKRSFGQRNNRFPDTRMGVEQVLIDAFTRARDYEKLGAGKRKDLELEILLEILNKKRFITCHSYVQSEINMLMHVADTFGFKVNTFTHILEGYKVADKMKAHGAAASTFSDWWAYKMEVQDAIAYNAAIMQKVGLIVAINSDDAEMARHLNREAAKSIKYGNVTETDALNMNTINPAIMLHVADRVGSIKVGKDADVVLWNESPVSVYAKAEKTIIDGIVYFDIEKDKQMQQQIAAERNRLIQKMIAAKKGGSKTTPATVTFDVVNECEIDMQHSHSIWRP from the coding sequence ATGAAGTATGTAAGCTTGTTGTTGCTCTGCTTTTGTATGTATACAATTGCAGCAGCACAGGAAACATTTCCGGTCAACGGGGTGTCTGATGTACGTTCAGACCAGTATGCATTTACCAATGCAACCATTGTAAAAGATGCGCAGACGACCTGGCAAAATGCCACGCTCGTCATTAAACACGGAAAAATTATTGCGGCAGGTACCAACATCGCCGTACCTAAAGATGCTGTAGTAATTGATTGTAAGGGTAAGTATATCTATCCTTCTTTTATCGACCTGTTCAGCAATTACGGTATTGCGGCAAACAAGTCAGCAGGCGGCGGCGATTTTTTTAATTACATCAATGAAAGTCCTGTAAAAGGGGCGTATGGCTGGAACGAATCGTTAAGGCCGGAGACCGATGCGTCAAAAATATTTGCAGCCGATAATGGCAAGGCAGAAGACCTGCGTGGTGCAGGTTTTGGCGTAGTACTTTCTCACCGCCAGGATGGTATTGCAAGAGGTACCGGCACGCTTGTTACACTTACAGACGAGCGCGAAAATTTTGCCATGCTCAAAGATAAAGCAGCGGCATTTTACTCCTTCAGTACAGGTACTTCCACGCAGGATTATCCCGGCTCGCTCATGGGTGCAATAACACTGCTCCGTCAAACCTATCTCGATGCGCAATGGTACAAAAGCCGCCCGGTAACAGAAGGTACCAACTTAAGCCTGCAGGCATGGATCGATAACCAGTCGCTGCCACAGATATTCGAGGCCGATGATAAATGGAATGACCTGCGTGCCATAAAAATTGCCAATGAATTTGGGGTACAATACATCATAAAGGGCGGTGGCAACGAGTACCAGCGTATGGAGGAGATCAAAGCTGCAAAAGCAGCTTACATTATTCCTGTAAACTTCCCGGCGGCTGTAGACGTGGAAGACCCGAATGATGCCCGTGTAGTTGCGCTCAGCGTAATGAAACATTGGGAAATGGCACCGCTGCAACCCGGTATGTTTGAAAAAGCCAACATCAACTTTGCATTTACCGCGGCAGGTTTAAAGAGCCCGGGAGATTTCCTGGCCAACATCCGTAAAGCAATAGAAAACGGTCTGTCGCCGGCAAAAGCCCTCGACGCGCTTACCAAAGCGCCTGCTTCCATGATCGGCGCGTACGATAAAGTAGGCAGTATAGAGGCGGGCAAACTGGCCAATTTTATAATTACCAGCGGGCCAATATTTGAAGAGAAAACAGTCATGTATCAAAACTGGATACAGGGTAAAAGTTTTGTGCTGAATGAAAATGGATGGAACGATTACCGCGGTAACTATACACTTACTGTAAAAGAAAATAACCAGAGTAAAACATATACAGTAGCAGTAAACGGTACACCGGATGATCTTTCTGCCACCCTGCAGCCTTTGGGCGATACCGTCAAACACGATATAAAGTTTGCCGTAAATGGTAAAATGGTAAAGCTTAACTGGAGCCTGAAAGCAGACAGCAGTAAGCTTACAAGCCTTACAGGTTTAATAAGCAGCGATAAAGTATGGCTGGGAAACGGCTATAGCGGCAATGGTAATGCGCTAAGCTGGAACATGCAGTATGTATCAGCGTATACCGAAAAACCTGACACTGCTAAAAAAGAAGAAAAGAAAGAAGTAGTTACTGCAAAAGTAATGTACCCCTTCATGGGTTTTGGCTGGGCAGAAGCGCCAAAACAGGAAGATATGCTGATAAAAAACACAACAGTATGGACAAGTGAGCAAGAAGGTGTACTGCAGAATACAGACGTGCTCATTAAGGGCGGTAAAATTGCTGCAATCGGTAAAAACCTGAATGCAGGCAATGCAAAAGTGGTAGACGGCACCGGCAAGCATTTATCTGCAGGTATAATAGACGAGCACTCGCATATTGCTGCAACAGGCGGTATCAATGAATGCTCACAATCTGTAACAGCAGAGGTAAGAATTGCAGATGTCATCAATCCGGATGATATCAACATCTACCGGCAACTGGCGGGTGGTGTTACCAGTGCTCACATACTGCATGGCAGTTGTAATACCATCGGCGGGCAAACACAGTTATTAAAACTGCGCTGGGGCCGCAATGCAGAAGACATGAAGTTTGCCAACTGGGATGGCTTTATCAAGTTTGCATTGGGCGAAAATGTAAAGCGTTCTTTTGGCCAGCGTAACAATCGCTTTCCTGATACACGTATGGGTGTGGAACAGGTATTGATCGATGCTTTTACCCGTGCACGCGACTACGAAAAACTGGGTGCCGGCAAACGCAAAGACCTGGAACTGGAAATACTCCTGGAAATACTCAACAAAAAGCGTTTCATTACCTGTCATTCCTATGTACAAAGCGAGATCAACATGCTGATGCATGTGGCAGATACCTTTGGTTTTAAAGTAAACACCTTTACACATATTCTCGAAGGCTATAAAGTAGCCGATAAAATGAAAGCACATGGTGCAGCCGCATCTACCTTCAGCGATTGGTGGGCATATAAAATGGAAGTGCAGGATGCCATTGCCTACAACGCAGCCATTATGCAAAAAGTGGGGCTTATCGTTGCAATCAATAGTGATGATGCTGAAATGGCCAGGCACCTTAACCGCGAAGCTGCCAAGAGCATTAAATACGGCAATGTAACAGAAACGGATGCATTGAACATGAATACCATTAACCCGGCAATCATGCTGCATGTGGCAGACAGGGTTGGCAGCATCAAAGTAGGCAAAGACGCAGACGTTGTACTCTGGAACGAAAGCCCGGTAAGTGTTTACGCAAAAGCAGAAAAAACAATTATCGATGGTATTGTGTATTTCGATATTGAAAAAGACAAACAGATGCAACAGCAAATTGCAGCAGAAAGAAACAGGCTTATACAAAAAATGATCGCTGCTAAAAAAGGTGGTTCCAAAACAACACCTGCAACCGTTACGTTCGATGTAGTGAATGAGTGCGAGATCGATATGCAGCACAGTCACTCTATCTGGCGCCCATAA
- a CDS encoding amidohydrolase family protein, with protein sequence MKKIFLSICLMSIIQTMQAQETVYPAAPQQGTIALTHATIHKGNGEIVEDGMVLFSNGKIIDVRKTAPVADAKVIDCTGKHIYPGLISAATNLGLNEIGAVRATRDEYELGSINPNVRSAIAYNTDSKIINTLKDNGILFANVIPNGGIISGSSSVMQLDAWNWEDAVYKMDGGIHFRMPYLARFSENDDPVKDAMKKIDDVRLFFRGAKAYMAEQRHEHTNLKFEAVRGLFSKQQTFFVHCELVKEMMVAVEFAKEFGFKTVIVGGSDSWKITDYLKENNIAIIVNQMHTLPNMQDDDVDLPYKLPYLLQQAGVSYCISDQDEQNRYRNLPFNAGVAAGYGLTKEQALQAITLNAAKILGIDDRTGSVEKGKDANIVVSNGDILDMKTSIITYAFIQGRQLTLDDKQKQLYEKYKHKYNIN encoded by the coding sequence ATGAAAAAAATTTTCTTAAGCATTTGTTTGATGAGCATCATACAAACAATGCAGGCGCAGGAAACCGTTTACCCTGCGGCACCACAACAAGGCACCATTGCACTAACCCATGCTACCATACATAAAGGCAATGGTGAAATTGTAGAAGATGGAATGGTGCTATTCTCCAATGGTAAGATCATAGACGTACGTAAAACAGCACCCGTTGCTGACGCAAAAGTGATCGACTGCACAGGTAAACACATTTACCCGGGCCTTATTTCTGCAGCCACCAATCTTGGTTTAAACGAGATCGGCGCGGTACGTGCTACAAGAGACGAGTATGAGCTCGGTAGCATTAACCCCAATGTACGCTCAGCTATTGCATACAATACAGATTCAAAGATCATCAACACTTTAAAAGATAATGGCATCCTGTTCGCCAACGTAATACCCAATGGCGGCATCATCAGCGGCTCATCTTCTGTAATGCAGCTCGATGCGTGGAACTGGGAAGATGCTGTGTACAAAATGGATGGCGGTATCCATTTCCGTATGCCTTACCTGGCACGTTTTTCAGAAAACGACGATCCTGTAAAAGATGCCATGAAAAAAATAGACGATGTACGCCTATTCTTCCGCGGGGCAAAAGCTTATATGGCAGAACAAAGGCACGAACATACCAACCTCAAATTTGAAGCAGTAAGAGGTCTCTTCAGTAAACAACAAACATTTTTCGTGCATTGCGAACTGGTGAAAGAAATGATGGTGGCTGTGGAATTTGCAAAAGAGTTTGGGTTTAAAACGGTAATTGTAGGCGGCTCAGATAGCTGGAAGATAACCGACTACCTGAAAGAAAACAACATAGCCATAATTGTTAACCAGATGCATACATTGCCCAATATGCAGGATGATGATGTGGACCTGCCGTATAAACTGCCTTACCTGTTGCAACAGGCGGGTGTTAGCTACTGCATCTCAGACCAGGATGAACAAAACCGCTACAGGAACTTGCCCTTTAATGCAGGCGTTGCTGCCGGCTATGGTCTTACCAAAGAACAGGCATTACAGGCCATTACATTAAACGCTGCAAAAATTCTTGGTATAGACGACCGCACAGGCTCTGTGGAAAAAGGAAAAGATGCCAACATTGTGGTAAGCAACGGCGATATACTGGATATGAAAACAAGTATTATTACTTACGCATTTATACAGGGCAGGCAGCTAACGCTGGATGATAAACAGAAACAGCTCTACGAAAAGTATAAACATAAGTACAACATTAACTGA